A region of the Rhizobium sp. NLR16a genome:
TGTATGTCACGGAGGCGCGGGCGAATCCATCGCCCGCGGCGCGCTATGCCCAGCCCTTGCCTTTCATGGACAGGAAAGTTTAGCTGAGTGTCAGCGGCGGAAGGAGAAACCATGCCTCGTGACGACTTCAAGGACGCGGACGAAGACGTCGTCATCATCGGCGCCGGTGCTGCCGGTATTGCCGCTGCCCGCCGCCTGCTGGCAATCCGTCCCGGTCTTTCCGTCCTCCTGCTCGAAGCCGGCGACCGTCTCGGTGGCCGGGCCTGGACGGTCGGGCTGCCCGGAACCGGCGATCTCGGTTTCGATCTCGGTTGCGGCTGGCTGCATGGGGCGCGGACCAATGCCTGGACGGCGATTGCCGGTGAGGTCGGATTGACGGTCGACCGCTCGCCGGCGCCCTGGAACGGGGGGCGGCGGCTTCAGCGGGACGATGCGGAGAGCCAAGCCGCGCAGCAGGCGATTGGCGCTTACTTCGAACGCCTAGAAAGCCACGAAGGCAACGATCGCGACATGGCAGCAAAGCTACAGCCCGGTAGTCGCTGGAACGGCCAGATCCGGGCAATCGGCACCTATATCACCGGCGCCGAACTGGAGCGTTCGTCGATCGTCGACTACAACAGATATGATCCCGGCGCCGGTCCCGACTGGCGGGTGCGGGAAGGCTATGGAACATTGATCTCGCTCTATGGCGCGCCGGTCCGGACAAGGCTTGGAGTCGAAGCAAGGCGCGTGGATCACCGCCATGCCGGCCGTATCAGTATCGACACGAACAAGGGGATGATCACCGCCGGGACGGTGCTCGTCACCGTTTCGACGAATATGCTTGCCGCCGGCAGGATCGCGTTCGATCCTCCCCTGCCCGACAAGATTGAAGCGGCAGCTCGTTTGCCGCTGGGGCTCGCCGACAAGATTTTCCTCAGCCTCGCCGATCCGGACGCGTTGCCGGCAGATACGCATATGCTCGGATCGACCAGTCGCGGTGCGACCGGCACCTATCAGCTGCGGCCGTTCGGCGCTGCCGTCGTCGAGGCCTATTTTGCCGGCGATCTCGCGCATGATCTGGAGCGGGCAGGGAAAGAAGCCGCCTTTGCCTTCGCCGCCGATGAGATGGCGGGGCAATTCGGCGCGGACATCCGCAAGCAGCTGTCGCTGGCGGCGATCTCGGCCTGGGCCGCTACACCCCATATCGGCGGCTCCTATTCCTATGCCGAGCCCGGCGCCTCCGATTTGCGCGCGATCCTCGCCGCACCGCATGACGAACGGATCTTCTTTGCCGGCGAAGCCTGTTCGCATGCGCGTTATTCGACGGCGCACGGCGCCTACGAGACCGGCGTCGCCGCAGCCGAGCTGCTCGCCGCCTCGTTTTCGAAAAATCCGTAACCGGCGCCCGCCCGCGGGAATATGTTTTCCCACTTGTGGCACGGGCGGGATTGGTTATGCTGCCCTCGCCCCTGCGCTGGATGAGCCCAGGGCGCCATACGTCATCCGGCGGCAAGCGGCCGCCTCAAGCTCGATATTGTCATTGGATTGCGGAAGCCCCGGCTTCTACCCCGGCGATTTTGCGCGTCGGCTGCGGGCGCCCGCATGAGGAGGAAGAAATGGATTATCGCAAGCTCGGTCCCAGCGGGACCGTCGTTACCGCCTATTGCCTGGGCACCATGACCTTCGGGGCGGAGGCCGACGAAGCGGCCTCGCACAAGCTGCTCGACGATTATTTCGCCTGGGGCGGCAATTTCATCGATACCGCCGACGTCTACAGCGCCGGCAAGTCGGAAGAGATCATCGGTCGCTGGCTGAAGGCGCGCCCGACCGAGGCCCGCCAGGCGATCGTCGCGACCAAGGGCAGGTTTCCGATGGGCAACGGGCCCAACGATATTGGCCTGTCGCGCCGCCATCTCGGTCAGGCACTCGACGATTCGCTGCGCCGGCTCGGCCTCGAGCAGATTGACCTCTACCAGATGCATGCCTGGGACGCGCTGACGCCGATCGAAGAGACGCTGCGTTTCCTCGACGACGCGGTTTCATCAGGCAAGATCGGCTATTACGGCTTTTCCAACTATGTCGGCTGGCACATCGCCAAGGCTTCGGAGATCGCCAAGGCGCGTGGTTATACGCGTCCGGTGACGCTGCAGCCGCAATACAGCCTGCTGGCGCGCGACATCGAGCTCGAAATCGTCGCCGCCTGCCAGGATGCCGGCATGGGCCTGTTGCCGTGGTCGCCGCTCGGCGGCGGCTGGCTGACCGGCAAGTACAAGCGCGACCAGATGCCGACCGGCGCCACCCGCCTCGGCGAGAACCCCAATCGCGGCAGCGAATCCTATGCGCCGCGCAACGCGCAGGAACGCACCTGGGCGATCATCGGTGCGGTCGAAGAGATCGCCAAGGCCCGCGGCGTCAGCATGGCGCAGGTGGCGCTCGCCTGGACGGCGGCGCAGCCGGCTGTAACCTCGGTCATCCTCGGCGCCCGCACGCCCGAGCAGCTCGCCGACAATCTCGGCGCCATGAAGGTCGAGCTATCCAAGGAGGAAATGACGAAGCTCAACGAGGTCAGCGCTCCTCAACCGATGGACTATCCCTACGGCAAGGGCGGCATCAACCAGCGCCACCGCAAGATCGAAGGCGGCCGCTGAGCCCTCCGGCCGCAACTGAACGAAGCCTGTCTGCTTCATGCCGAAGCGGACAGGCTGTCCGGTCCGAGGCCTATTGACTCGTTCTTTGGGCTGCTGGTCGGTCGCCGGCGCTGCCGAATGTCTTCAGGTAGATTGACAAAAGCTGCGTCTGCGAGGAGATGCCCAGCTTGCGATAGACGTTGCGGCGATGGACCTTCACCGTGCCCGTCGAGATGTTGAGCCTGAGGCCGATCGATTCCGAGGAATGTCCTTGCAATACCAGATCGACGATCGCGGTTTCGCGGCTCGTCAACTTGAGGTCACGCCAGACAGTGTCGGCCGGCTGCAGCGCCTGCGCCGCCGCACCGCTTTTCCTTCCCTTTCTCAAGCCGGCATCGCGTTGCGCGTCGAAGCGGACGCCGAGCCC
Encoded here:
- a CDS encoding NAD(P)/FAD-dependent oxidoreductase, with amino-acid sequence MPRDDFKDADEDVVIIGAGAAGIAAARRLLAIRPGLSVLLLEAGDRLGGRAWTVGLPGTGDLGFDLGCGWLHGARTNAWTAIAGEVGLTVDRSPAPWNGGRRLQRDDAESQAAQQAIGAYFERLESHEGNDRDMAAKLQPGSRWNGQIRAIGTYITGAELERSSIVDYNRYDPGAGPDWRVREGYGTLISLYGAPVRTRLGVEARRVDHRHAGRISIDTNKGMITAGTVLVTVSTNMLAAGRIAFDPPLPDKIEAAARLPLGLADKIFLSLADPDALPADTHMLGSTSRGATGTYQLRPFGAAVVEAYFAGDLAHDLERAGKEAAFAFAADEMAGQFGADIRKQLSLAAISAWAATPHIGGSYSYAEPGASDLRAILAAPHDERIFFAGEACSHARYSTAHGAYETGVAAAELLAASFSKNP
- a CDS encoding aldo/keto reductase translates to MDYRKLGPSGTVVTAYCLGTMTFGAEADEAASHKLLDDYFAWGGNFIDTADVYSAGKSEEIIGRWLKARPTEARQAIVATKGRFPMGNGPNDIGLSRRHLGQALDDSLRRLGLEQIDLYQMHAWDALTPIEETLRFLDDAVSSGKIGYYGFSNYVGWHIAKASEIAKARGYTRPVTLQPQYSLLARDIELEIVAACQDAGMGLLPWSPLGGGWLTGKYKRDQMPTGATRLGENPNRGSESYAPRNAQERTWAIIGAVEEIAKARGVSMAQVALAWTAAQPAVTSVILGARTPEQLADNLGAMKVELSKEEMTKLNEVSAPQPMDYPYGKGGINQRHRKIEGGR